The following are encoded in a window of Ignavibacteriales bacterium genomic DNA:
- the pstA gene encoding phosphate ABC transporter permease PstA: MNVQLKQKIAFSILFLCTLLVVVPVLIILVIIFVKGASALSLSFLFEMPTSGMTAGGIFPAILGTLYLVLGAIIFAVPLGVLSAIYLVEYSHDNALSRIVKLAIVNLAGVPSVVYGLFGLGIFVLFLGFGASILSGSLTLGIMILPVIITSSREALESVPQSFRIVSLSLGASKWQTIRHSVLPHALPGILTGTILGLGRAAGETAPILFTVAAFYLPKLPQSVFDQTMALPYHLYVISTQVPGIPENVRYGTALVLLLLVLVLNLAAIILRYQFRKRKRW, translated from the coding sequence ATGAACGTTCAGCTTAAACAAAAAATTGCATTTAGTATTCTCTTCCTCTGCACACTGTTAGTCGTAGTGCCTGTGTTGATCATTCTTGTCATCATTTTCGTCAAAGGAGCAAGTGCGTTAAGTTTAAGTTTTCTATTTGAGATGCCCACAAGCGGAATGACCGCAGGCGGAATTTTCCCGGCAATTTTAGGAACACTGTATCTGGTTCTGGGGGCAATAATTTTTGCTGTGCCGCTCGGAGTTCTCTCTGCAATCTACCTTGTCGAGTATTCTCACGATAATGCATTAAGCCGCATAGTGAAACTGGCGATTGTGAATCTTGCCGGTGTGCCATCGGTTGTGTACGGTCTTTTCGGATTAGGCATCTTTGTTCTTTTTTTAGGATTTGGCGCCTCCATCCTTTCTGGCTCGCTGACACTCGGCATTATGATTCTGCCGGTGATTATCACTTCATCACGCGAAGCATTGGAAAGTGTTCCTCAATCTTTCCGCATAGTCAGCTTGTCGCTCGGAGCAAGCAAATGGCAAACAATTCGTCATTCCGTACTGCCGCATGCGCTGCCTGGAATTCTCACCGGAACTATACTTGGCCTCGGCCGCGCTGCGGGCGAAACGGCTCCTATTCTTTTCACCGTCGCTGCGTTCTATCTTCCAAAACTGCCCCAATCTGTGTTCGACCAAACAATGGCGCTTCCGTACCATTTGTATGTCATCTCGACGCAAGTGCCGGGCATTCCGGAAAACGTTCGCTATGGAACTGCTCTTGTTTTACTGTTGCTCGTGCTTGTACTCAATCTTGCCGCCATCATCCTCAGGTATCAATTTAGAAAGCGAAAAAGATGGTAG
- a CDS encoding phosphate ABC transporter ATP-binding protein, with the protein MVEAKTIKISIQNLSIHFGNVPALKNLNLDIYNNEIFTIIGPANSGKSSLLQSLNRLNDLNTTYRKSGKIVMDGKDIDDLEVESLRTRVSIVFALPFPLPLSIFDNIAYGPRMHGLKNKTKLTEIVEKGLREAYLWDEVKDRLHIPAMNLSGGQQQRLCIARILAVEPEVIMFDEPTSGLDPISTARVEETLRILKERYTIILVTNNVAQAARVGDRTAFLLMGELIELNETKRLFTMAQDKRTDDYLTGKFG; encoded by the coding sequence ATGGTAGAGGCAAAGACGATAAAAATATCGATTCAAAATTTATCAATTCATTTCGGAAATGTACCCGCACTCAAGAATTTGAATCTTGATATTTACAACAATGAGATTTTTACAATCATTGGCCCGGCAAATTCCGGCAAGTCATCATTATTGCAGTCGCTGAATCGTCTCAACGATCTCAATACAACGTACCGGAAAAGCGGGAAAATTGTCATGGATGGCAAAGACATCGATGACCTTGAGGTAGAATCACTTCGCACACGAGTCAGCATCGTCTTCGCTTTGCCATTTCCACTTCCATTGTCGATTTTTGACAACATTGCGTATGGACCGCGGATGCACGGACTTAAAAACAAAACAAAGCTCACAGAAATTGTTGAGAAAGGTCTGCGTGAAGCATATTTATGGGATGAGGTGAAAGACAGGCTTCACATTCCAGCGATGAATCTTTCCGGCGGACAGCAGCAGCGTCTTTGCATCGCCAGAATCCTTGCGGTAGAGCCGGAAGTCATTATGTTTGACGAGCCGACATCCGGGCTTGATCCGATTTCGACTGCACGAGTTGAAGAAACCTTGCGAATACTAAAAGAACGCTATACGATTATCCTTGTCACCAACAATGTTGCGCAGGCGGCACGCGTAGGAGATCGAACGGCGTTTCTTCTGATGGGGGAATTGATCGAACTGAATGAAACTAAACGCCTTTTCACCATGGCGCAAGATAAACGCACCGATGATTATCTTACCGGGAAATTCGGATGA
- the pstB gene encoding phosphate ABC transporter ATP-binding protein PstB: MSIDTPIIEARHLNLFYGNFQALVDIDIEIEQQHITALIGPSGCGKSTLVRVFNRMNDLIEGVRVTGEVVIQGENIFSPETDLIALRRKVGMVFQRPNPFPLSVRDNLTFGLEIHREHSKKDHTNIIEQSLKDVLLWDDLKDRLDQSALRLSLEQQQRLCIARVLAMKPQIILMDEPCSALDPIATLRIEELMQELKRNYTIVIVTHNMQQAARASDYTAFLYIGKLIEFGETKRVFSAPKEKQTEDYLTGRFG; encoded by the coding sequence ATGAGTATAGATACACCAATCATAGAAGCGCGTCATCTAAATTTATTTTATGGAAATTTTCAGGCACTTGTCGATATTGACATCGAGATCGAGCAACAGCATATCACCGCTTTGATCGGGCCTTCCGGCTGCGGTAAATCGACTCTTGTGCGGGTCTTCAATCGAATGAACGATTTAATCGAAGGAGTTCGGGTCACCGGAGAGGTAGTGATTCAGGGGGAAAATATTTTTTCTCCGGAAACAGACTTGATTGCATTACGAAGAAAAGTGGGGATGGTGTTCCAACGGCCGAATCCTTTTCCGTTGTCCGTGCGGGATAATCTTACATTCGGCCTTGAGATTCATCGCGAGCACTCAAAAAAGGACCATACCAATATTATTGAACAATCGTTAAAAGATGTACTTCTGTGGGATGACTTGAAAGATCGTCTCGATCAATCTGCGCTGCGCCTTTCGCTGGAACAACAGCAGCGTTTGTGTATTGCGCGGGTCCTGGCAATGAAACCGCAAATCATTCTTATGGATGAGCCATGTTCAGCACTCGATCCTATTGCAACATTGAGGATTGAAGAACTGATGCAAGAATTAAAAAGGAATTATACAATCGTCATTGTCACGCACAATATGCAGCAAGCCGCCCGTGCCAGCGATTATACCGCATTTCTCTATATTGGCAAATTGATAGAATTTGGCGAAACAAAACGCGTTTTTTCTGCCCCGAAAGAAAAGCAAACGGAAGATTATCTTACTGGAAGATTTGGATAA
- the phoU gene encoding phosphate signaling complex protein PhoU: MERHFQKELESLKTSLIKMGSVVEENIAIAIRSVMESNQELALKVIESDTRVDALEIEIDNAIVDLLALQQPVASDLRFILAALKINNDLERIGDHAVNIAQAAQVLSSLPNVELLDEIPKMVEITRTMLKDAIDSFILLDPVKARIVLKTDDQIDDLNRIVIRKVIELLKNNKQTAECGLELSLVSRNLERVADLATNIAEEVIFHTQARVVKHHADEKERSATDK; this comes from the coding sequence ATGGAACGACATTTTCAAAAAGAATTAGAAAGCCTGAAGACATCGCTGATTAAAATGGGAAGTGTGGTGGAGGAAAATATTGCGATAGCAATTCGTTCAGTGATGGAGAGTAATCAAGAACTGGCACTCAAGGTCATCGAATCAGACACACGAGTCGATGCGCTTGAAATCGAAATCGATAATGCGATCGTTGATTTACTGGCTCTGCAACAGCCTGTGGCGAGCGACTTGAGATTTATTCTTGCCGCACTCAAAATCAACAACGACTTGGAACGTATTGGCGACCATGCAGTGAACATTGCTCAGGCTGCTCAAGTACTCTCTTCGCTCCCCAATGTCGAGCTCCTGGACGAAATTCCCAAAATGGTAGAAATCACAAGGACAATGTTAAAAGATGCAATCGACAGCTTCATCCTTCTTGATCCTGTGAAAGCACGTATTGTTTTAAAAACAGATGATCAGATCGACGACCTCAATCGAATAGTTATACGAAAAGTCATCGAATTGCTGAAGAACAATAAACAGACTGCTGAATGCGGATTGGAATTGAGCCTGGTGAGCAGGAACTTAGAACGCGTGGCAGATTTGGCAACCAACATTGCTGAAGAAGTCATTTTCCATACGCAGGCACGCGTTGTGAAACATCATGCTGACGAGAAAGAGCGTTCAGCAACGGACAAATGA
- a CDS encoding triple tyrosine motif-containing protein, whose protein sequence is MRFDYLTARDGLSDNRIWCIFRDSKEYLWVGTDAGLDKYDSYQFIRYRHDDQQPETISNNYVKCIYEDREKNLWFGTLDGLNLYDPAKDNFKGFKNNSTDTTSINGNYIASIIQDKKGNLWILTDADCLNKWIPATQSFVRYPFESKKEALSFPSKMMAFDSKGYLWVVSLSRGIRRFDPESGKFKKYDDPSINFGTICYKSVYIDHQDKIWITTDASGFISYDPAANTFEQFRSQKNGKGPNQDLILYIVPEDDRHLLLAVDQGGINRFDKVSKTFEYIVHDETNDHSLNNDGIWCFHRDREGILWVGTSGGGINYYNPKKKNFKVFTHNSNSSRSLSYNFTGCFYEDHQGLIWIGTDGGGVNVYNPKTGIFTAHKNDPSNPYSLSGNIIRCIAEDKDHDMWISTWDAGLNRYDRKTGRFFRYLPQKNNPSSISGRTIWHFTIDHENILWLGVLQGGIDLFDKKIGVVKRFKPGHANPQAISSDKIWQCVEDAEKNMWICTSDGLNRYDKKTHSFKVYNFRDNDIQAFWRDRDGNLWVGSNTSGIYYCKPDGTIIKTFTMVDGLPNNQIKAIIGDNNGNLWISTNYGISRLDRKTQKVRNYSKGDGLVANEFLEQSFLKTRRGEIYFGGYDGFNSFYPDSLKDNDLVPPVYVTDFQIFNKPVVYGGPSSQFQTHISEAKEIKLTWDQSVFSFSFNAINYTYPEKNQYAYIMEGFEKEWNYTNAARRYVTYTNLDPGEYTFKVKASNNDGIWNTEGTSLRIDIIPPFWQTSWFYSLCAVSLIMFGTSAYLFKVHQLRANERKLRHMVDERTQELASEIAERERLITKLQDAAADIKVLSGLVPICSNCKKIRDDKGYWTQLEGYIQAHSQAQFSHGVCPECAEKLYGDLYAKVKKQIDAASAKPPLSDSSKE, encoded by the coding sequence ATGAGATTTGATTATCTCACCGCCCGCGACGGCTTGTCAGATAACCGAATATGGTGCATCTTTAGAGATAGTAAAGAATATCTCTGGGTGGGCACCGATGCCGGCCTTGACAAATATGATAGCTATCAGTTTATAAGATACCGACACGATGACCAGCAGCCGGAAACAATCAGCAATAATTATGTAAAATGTATTTATGAAGACCGGGAAAAAAATCTATGGTTTGGTACTCTTGATGGATTAAACTTATACGATCCTGCAAAAGATAATTTTAAGGGATTTAAAAATAATTCTACCGATACAACTAGTATAAACGGCAATTACATTGCCAGTATCATCCAGGACAAAAAAGGAAACCTTTGGATTCTCACCGATGCGGATTGCCTGAACAAATGGATCCCCGCAACTCAAAGCTTTGTGCGATATCCATTTGAGAGCAAGAAGGAGGCTTTATCCTTCCCATCCAAGATGATGGCATTTGATTCAAAGGGATACCTCTGGGTCGTCTCACTGAGCCGGGGCATCCGTCGTTTCGATCCTGAGTCTGGAAAATTTAAAAAATATGATGATCCTTCTATTAATTTCGGCACTATTTGTTATAAGAGCGTATACATCGATCATCAGGATAAAATATGGATTACAACGGATGCCAGCGGATTCATTTCGTATGATCCGGCCGCCAATACATTTGAACAATTCAGATCACAAAAAAATGGTAAAGGTCCCAATCAAGATCTCATTCTTTACATTGTACCGGAAGATGACCGCCATTTATTGTTAGCAGTCGATCAGGGAGGAATAAACCGTTTTGACAAAGTATCGAAGACATTTGAATATATCGTGCATGATGAGACAAATGATCATAGTCTTAATAACGACGGCATTTGGTGTTTCCATAGAGATAGGGAAGGAATTTTATGGGTAGGTACTTCAGGCGGAGGAATCAATTATTATAATCCCAAAAAGAAGAATTTTAAAGTCTTTACGCATAATAGTAATAGTTCCAGATCATTGTCATACAATTTTACTGGTTGTTTTTATGAGGATCATCAAGGCTTGATTTGGATTGGCACCGATGGCGGCGGAGTGAATGTTTACAATCCGAAGACAGGTATTTTTACGGCACACAAAAACGATCCTTCAAATCCGTACAGCTTGAGCGGGAACATCATACGATGTATCGCTGAAGATAAAGATCATGATATGTGGATATCGACTTGGGATGCGGGGCTGAACCGGTATGACAGAAAAACAGGGCGGTTTTTTCGATATCTTCCTCAGAAAAACAATCCATCGAGCATCTCTGGCAGAACCATTTGGCACTTTACGATAGATCATGAGAACATACTTTGGTTGGGGGTTTTGCAAGGAGGAATCGATCTCTTTGATAAAAAAATTGGAGTAGTTAAACGATTCAAACCGGGCCACGCTAATCCCCAAGCGATTAGTAGTGACAAGATTTGGCAATGTGTTGAAGACGCTGAAAAAAATATGTGGATCTGTACGAGTGACGGACTCAACCGTTATGATAAAAAGACTCATTCATTTAAAGTATATAATTTCCGTGACAATGATATCCAGGCATTCTGGAGGGATAGGGACGGTAATTTGTGGGTCGGTAGTAATACTTCGGGGATATACTATTGTAAGCCTGATGGGACAATTATAAAAACATTTACAATGGTCGACGGTTTACCAAACAACCAAATAAAAGCGATTATCGGAGATAATAATGGCAACCTCTGGATTTCCACCAATTATGGTATCAGCAGATTGGATCGAAAGACTCAGAAGGTGAGGAACTATTCGAAAGGGGATGGTTTAGTCGCGAACGAATTTCTTGAGCAATCATTTCTTAAAACTCGTCGCGGGGAAATCTATTTTGGCGGATATGACGGTTTCAACTCCTTTTATCCTGACAGCCTGAAAGATAATGACCTTGTCCCTCCGGTGTATGTCACTGATTTTCAAATATTTAACAAACCAGTGGTTTATGGTGGACCCAGCTCCCAATTTCAAACACACATCAGTGAAGCAAAAGAAATTAAACTGACCTGGGACCAGTCGGTCTTTTCATTTTCATTTAACGCCATCAATTACACGTATCCTGAAAAAAACCAGTATGCATATATCATGGAAGGTTTTGAGAAAGAATGGAATTATACAAATGCCGCTCGGCGATATGTTACCTATACGAATCTCGATCCGGGCGAATACACATTCAAAGTCAAAGCTTCTAATAATGATGGAATTTGGAATACTGAGGGCACTTCGCTGAGGATCGATATTATTCCTCCATTCTGGCAAACCTCATGGTTCTATAGTCTCTGTGCTGTAAGCCTTATCATGTTTGGTACAAGCGCGTATCTTTTCAAAGTACATCAATTGCGTGCGAATGAACGAAAACTTCGGCATATGGTCGACGAGAGAACACAGGAGCTTGCGTCTGAAATAGCTGAACGCGAACGGTTGATTACAAAGCTGCAAGATGCCGCAGCAGATATTAAGGTCTTGAGCGGACTCGTTCCCATCTGTTCTAATTGTAAGAAAATACGCGATGACAAAGGGTATTGGACGCAACTTGAAGGATATATTCAGGCGCACTCACAAGCCCAATTTAGTCACGGTGTCTGTCCCGAGTGTGCAGAAAAATTATATGGTGACCTTTATGCAAAGGTGAAAAAACAAATAGATGCAGCTTCCGCAAAACCACCGCTATCAGATTCATCGAAAGAATAA
- a CDS encoding triple tyrosine motif-containing protein, with amino-acid sequence MSLKIVFNILFLLEFISTTITAQGLKFKYITPEDGLSQSSVNCILQDKNGFMWFGTMNGLNKFDGYNFVKYYNNPADSMSIAGNQIDCIYEDSHGELWFGSDRGLSRYNRDLDVFTNYTHNANDPNSLSGQRAYCIYEDKKGRFWIGTTDAGLNSFNGKDNKFTHFIHAEDNPNSISNNDIRSIIEDNDGNILIATMGGGLNLLNPETKTSTRFIHKENDSRSISYNEIFSLTKDKHGTIWIGTLGGGLCRMNTSRSGKYFFDTFKPVTDDEHRNIILVLYADQKDGIWIGTENGGLDYFNSKNKTFINYRVNENIPNNLNNNSVHAICEDKTGNLWIGTYTGGVNVVKKNEKKFYTYKKIPGNPNSLSYNAVSCFYEDNDGTLWIGTDGGGINIWNRKTDRIIHYNSKNSSLKSDAILSICKDKDNDIWVGGWDCGLNLYNKKNKTFTTFSKKKNGIPNDNIFEILVDHKGRTWVAFGNLGFAKYDKKWNTFITYSSNNSKLPSNWVLNMAEDYAGNIILGHTSGFSIFNPDKETFENFYNKKDDENSLSYAQINNILPGRDSTLWIGTVNGLNHFNPKNKKFTRYYDKNGLPNNNITGLIEDDHGFIWASTAKGISKFDPELNSFRNYTLTDGLQGNSYIRNSCFKTSGGEILFGGTNGFNIFRPDSLFDNLNLPQVMITDFTVFNKPVKVGEAGSPLSKQISQSNQIVLSYNQSVFSFEFAALDYTAPGQNQYAYMMEGFDKEWNYIGTKRTATYTNLYPGEYVFRVKASNNDGIWNEKGTSLSIRITPPFWRTYWFYTILFAIIAYVIFLFYRSRIRARELAEQRRMDEAIAKERNLLRTLINNLPDSVADVHNMGLQSEAEAIGKDDFDIYPKELADGFYADDQSVIQTGKAVVDKEEYIIDKQGQKRWLNTSKLPLRDAKGQTIGLVGVGRDITERKKADDERERLIKELQDAIADIKVLSGLVPICSNCKKIRDDKGYWTQLEGYIQAHSQAKFSHGVCPDCMKKLYPNFVPKKIE; translated from the coding sequence ATGAGTCTTAAAATTGTTTTCAATATACTTTTCCTCTTGGAATTCATTTCAACAACTATTACAGCCCAGGGGCTCAAGTTCAAGTACATTACTCCTGAAGATGGATTATCTCAATCTTCAGTAAACTGCATATTACAAGATAAAAATGGTTTCATGTGGTTTGGCACAATGAATGGGCTAAACAAATTTGATGGTTATAATTTTGTGAAATATTATAATAACCCTGCTGATTCAATGAGTATTGCCGGCAATCAAATCGATTGTATATATGAAGATAGTCATGGAGAACTCTGGTTCGGTAGTGACAGGGGCTTAAGTCGATATAATCGAGACCTCGATGTTTTTACTAATTATACACATAATGCTAACGACCCGAACAGTTTGAGTGGACAAAGGGCATATTGTATTTATGAAGATAAAAAAGGACGTTTTTGGATTGGAACAACCGATGCCGGTCTGAATTCATTTAATGGAAAAGATAATAAATTCACCCATTTTATCCATGCAGAAGATAATCCTAACAGCATAAGCAATAACGATATTCGCTCTATCATTGAGGATAATGATGGCAACATATTGATTGCAACTATGGGGGGCGGGCTAAATCTTTTGAACCCGGAAACAAAAACCAGTACCCGGTTTATACACAAAGAAAATGATTCCCGAAGTATTTCTTATAATGAAATCTTTTCGCTTACAAAAGATAAGCATGGTACTATATGGATTGGAACCTTAGGTGGCGGATTGTGCAGGATGAATACATCGAGGTCAGGAAAATACTTCTTCGATACATTCAAACCTGTTACGGATGATGAGCATCGCAATATAATATTAGTTCTTTATGCCGATCAAAAGGATGGTATTTGGATAGGCACCGAGAATGGAGGATTAGATTACTTCAATTCTAAAAATAAAACATTTATCAATTATCGGGTGAATGAAAATATTCCTAATAATTTGAATAATAATTCAGTTCATGCTATTTGTGAAGATAAAACAGGAAACCTCTGGATTGGTACTTATACCGGTGGAGTCAATGTAGTAAAGAAAAACGAAAAAAAGTTTTATACCTATAAAAAAATTCCTGGTAATCCCAATAGCCTTAGTTACAATGCAGTAAGTTGTTTTTATGAAGATAACGATGGTACTCTATGGATTGGTACCGATGGGGGTGGAATCAATATTTGGAATCGAAAAACGGATCGGATTATACATTATAATTCAAAGAATTCAAGTCTGAAAAGCGATGCAATATTATCAATTTGTAAAGACAAGGATAATGATATTTGGGTAGGCGGATGGGATTGTGGCCTTAACTTGTACAATAAAAAGAATAAAACATTTACAACATTCTCAAAGAAAAAAAATGGAATCCCGAACGACAATATATTTGAAATATTAGTCGATCACAAAGGCCGGACATGGGTTGCATTTGGGAACCTTGGTTTTGCCAAATACGATAAGAAATGGAACACTTTTATTACATACTCATCGAATAATAGCAAACTTCCCTCAAATTGGGTGCTCAATATGGCCGAAGATTATGCCGGGAATATTATATTGGGGCATACTTCTGGTTTCAGTATATTCAATCCTGACAAAGAAACTTTTGAGAACTTTTACAATAAAAAAGATGATGAAAATAGTTTGAGTTACGCCCAGATCAATAATATATTGCCGGGACGTGATTCTACACTATGGATAGGGACAGTTAATGGCCTTAATCATTTCAATCCTAAAAATAAAAAGTTTACCCGTTACTACGATAAAAATGGTTTACCGAATAATAATATAACCGGTCTGATTGAAGATGACCATGGTTTCATTTGGGCAAGTACTGCTAAGGGGATTTCTAAATTCGATCCGGAATTGAATTCATTCAGAAATTATACACTAACCGACGGACTTCAGGGCAACAGTTATATTAGAAACAGTTGTTTTAAAACATCCGGAGGCGAAATACTTTTTGGAGGTACAAATGGATTTAATATTTTTCGACCCGACAGTCTATTTGACAATCTCAATTTACCACAGGTAATGATAACCGATTTCACAGTTTTTAATAAACCCGTGAAAGTTGGTGAAGCCGGATCTCCATTAAGTAAGCAAATTTCCCAGTCCAATCAGATTGTATTATCGTATAATCAATCGGTGTTTTCTTTTGAATTTGCAGCTCTGGATTATACCGCTCCAGGTCAAAACCAATATGCATATATGATGGAAGGATTTGATAAAGAGTGGAATTATATTGGCACAAAACGCACAGCAACCTATACCAATTTATATCCCGGAGAATATGTTTTTCGTGTGAAGGCTTCAAATAACGATGGCATCTGGAATGAGAAAGGCACATCGTTGAGCATCCGCATTACACCTCCATTTTGGCGAACCTACTGGTTTTACACTATACTGTTTGCAATAATTGCATATGTTATTTTCTTGTTCTATAGAAGTCGTATACGGGCAAGAGAGCTTGCAGAACAAAGACGGATGGATGAAGCAATAGCCAAGGAGCGCAACTTATTGCGCACACTAATAAACAATCTTCCTGATTCGGTCGCCGATGTGCATAACATGGGTCTCCAATCAGAAGCGGAGGCAATAGGTAAAGATGACTTCGATATTTACCCGAAGGAGTTAGCGGATGGATTTTATGCTGACGATCAATCGGTCATTCAGACTGGCAAGGCAGTAGTCGATAAAGAGGAGTATATAATTGATAAGCAAGGCCAGAAACGTTGGCTGAACACATCTAAACTTCCATTAAGAGATGCAAAAGGTCAAACCATTGGTCTGGTCGGTGTTGGCAGAGATATCACCGAACGCAAGAAAGCAGATGATGAACGCGAACGGTTGATTAAAGAACTGCAAGATGCCATCGCAGATATTAAGGTTTTAAGCGGACTCGTACCGATATGTTCCAATTGCAAAAAGATTCGCGACGATAAAGGATATTGGACGCAGCTCGAAGGATATATTCAGGCGCACTCACAAGCTAAATTTAGTCACGGTGTCTGCCCCGATTGCATGAAGAAGTTGTACCCGAACTTTGTGCCTAAGAAAATTGAATAG
- a CDS encoding PAS domain S-box protein — translation MGLQSEAEAIGKDDFDIYPKELADGFYADDQSVIQTGKAVVNREEYIIDKQGQKRWLNTSKLPLRDAEGQTIGLVGVGRDITERKKADEALRESEERFRIIAEQTGRLVYDYRFETGIIKWAGAIQDVTGYTPNEHRNSTIFDWRNNIHPEDRERAVSLIDEANKTIGHYLIEYRYRRRDGEYIHIEDQGVSLKNESGKVERVLGAIENITERKRTVLERERLIKELQDAVADIKVLSGLVPICSNCKKIRDDKGYWTQLEGYIQAHSQAKFSHGVCPDCMVKLYPNYIPKKKE, via the coding sequence ATGGGTCTCCAATCAGAAGCGGAGGCAATAGGTAAAGATGACTTCGATATTTACCCGAAGGAGTTAGCGGATGGATTTTATGCTGACGATCAATCGGTCATTCAGACTGGCAAGGCAGTAGTCAATAGAGAGGAGTATATAATTGATAAGCAAGGCCAGAAACGTTGGCTGAACACATCTAAACTTCCATTAAGAGATGCAGAAGGTCAAACCATTGGTCTGGTTGGTGTTGGCAGAGATATCACCGAACGCAAGAAAGCAGATGAAGCGTTGCGTGAAAGCGAAGAACGATTTCGGATCATTGCTGAACAAACGGGTCGATTAGTCTATGACTATCGTTTTGAAACAGGTATTATCAAATGGGCAGGGGCTATACAAGATGTTACTGGATACACACCCAATGAACACCGTAATTCAACGATCTTCGATTGGCGGAATAACATTCATCCAGAAGATCGCGAACGTGCAGTGTCTCTAATTGATGAGGCAAATAAAACTATTGGCCATTATCTGATTGAGTACAGGTATCGCCGCAGGGATGGAGAATATATTCATATTGAGGATCAAGGAGTATCTTTGAAGAATGAATCAGGGAAGGTAGAGCGTGTACTGGGCGCTATCGAAAATATTACAGAACGAAAACGCACCGTATTAGAACGTGAGCGTTTGATTAAAGAGCTGCAAGATGCTGTCGCAGACATTAAAGTCTTGAGCGGACTTGTCCCAATTTGTTCAAATTGTAAAAAGATACGAGACGATAAAGGATATTGGACACAACTCGAAGGGTATATACAAGCGCACTCACAGGCTAAATTTAGTCACGGTGTCTGCCCCGATTGCATGGTAAAGTTGTATCCGAACTACATACCTAAGAAGAAAGAATGA